GTCCTGGACATTGCTGGCTTTGAGATCTTTGATGTAAGGATTTCAGGTTTGAGGGCTTCTCTTGAAGGGAAAGATTATTATATTAGAGGACTTGTAAGTAACAGGCTAGTCATTTGTGATTTTATGTAGGAAAAACCCCAGTCATTTTCTTCTctaggagaaaacaaaatcctcaAAAGCTCCATCGGTACAAGCACAGAGTCATTTTGATTGTGCAGGGGCAGCAAATAGAATTTTATATGTTGTAATATTACAACTGTTTGAGCTTAATGTTAAGGATTaaagaacacaaaatattttgattaaatttttaaagagcTCAAGGAGAAGAGCTAGGAGATGCATTGGCAAATATATAATGAGTTAAGGATGTTCTAAATGTTTAAAGAACCAAGAAATCATTAGCTATGTCTTTAATCAGAGATATCAAGAGTTTTCAATTTGGAGACAAGAGCATTCACTCATCTTGTTTGctgaataaaaaaaccccaaagtatTGTATTATTTTATCAGATTCACTAAAAAAATCTggccaaaaaaaatccctcattCACATTAAGTAGATATTTCTGTCTGGAGCTGCATATAGGTTCTCTTATGCATAGGTCCTGGTAATACAGTTGTGTTTTTACTGAGGAGATTTATAAAGGTTGGAGAAGAATGATTAAGTGGGCATATTGATAAGGGTTgattgttctgtttttttccactgagcAGTTcaacagcctggagcagctgtgcatCAACTTCACCAATGAGAAACTGCAACAGTTCTTCAACCACCACATGTtcgtgctggagcaggaggagtaCAAGAAGGAGGGCATTGAATGGGAGTTTATTGACTTTGGCATGGACTTGGCTGCCTGCATTGAGCTCATTGAGAAGGTATTTCTGTAATTCACAATGTCAGGtattttcagaaatgcattCATTTTATATCTATTTCTAAATGCTGCTTGTAATGGTAAATATGATACTGCAGACACATCAGTTTGTATAATTTTATGATTTGCTGAACAGAACAATCCCTGAGAGCAGCAATATTGTCCCACTCGGGAAGTTTTTTCATCTCTGAGTCTTTCGACCTTTTCACCTTGTCCTCCCTCTTTCCTTGTGATTTCTCCCAGCCCATGGGCATCTTCTCCATCCTGGAAGAGGAGTGCATGTTCCCCAAGGCAACTGACACCTCTTTCAAGAACAAGCTCTATGACCAGCACCTGGGCAAGTCCAACAACTTCCAGAAGCCCAAGCCAGGCAAAGGCAAGGCTGAGGCCCACTTCTCCCTGGTGCACTATGCTGGAACAGTGGATTACAACATCACTGGGTGGCTGGAGAAGAACAAGGACCCTCTGAATGAAACTGTCATTGGGCTGTACCAGAAATCATCTGTGAAGACCCTGGCCTTACTCTTTGCCTCTGCTGGAGGAGAGGCAGGTCAGTTCTCTGAAATTCATCTCTTTGATGCATGGTGGTTGGTCCCCAAAGCAACAGGTGTCTCATTATCTTTACTTTATCAGAGGctagtggtggtggtggtggcaagAAGGGAGGCAAGAAGAAGGGCTCTTCTTTCCAGACTGTCTCAGCTCTTTTCCGGGTATGTaaacaaattttcatttctgcagagagttattctgtatttttagctgcctcagacacagaaaaaaatggcaaaaaacaCCCCCAACAATCAAcaaatcaaccaaccaaccaacaagaaaatattttacgTATAACTTGTCTTTAGTCCACAATTAAAATCAAATCCTATGGAATGAAAAATAGCACTTTAAAAAGCTAAACTTACAATtaatataaacataaaatttTGTCATAAAACATGCCCACTTTCTAGCCTTTATTAGGTTGATGGTAAGTTTTTTCTTGACCCACAAGGTGAGGTTTAATGCTGGGAATCAGAAGAAACAGAGCAATTGAGGCGTGCTCAGCTGACAGTGTTCAGCCCAGTGTATCTCCATTGATCGGTCTTTTATATTAAATTCAAGGAATGCACTGGGTTATTTTTGCCATTTCTCTTATAAATGCACACTAAATCATGATCCCACAGGAGAATCTCAACAAGCTGATGACCAATCTGCGGAGCACCCACCCCCATTTTGTGCGCTGCATCATCCCCAATGAGACTAAAACACCTGGTAAGAAGCCCAAGCTAAAAGATCCTTGCTCTGATACATCCATTCCCCTCTGCAATGCAATCTGTGCCCCTCATTTGTGCTCTGCATTGCCAGGTGCCATGGAGCACGAGCTGGTGCTGCACCAGCTGCGCTGTAACGGCGTGCTGGAAGGGATCAGGATCTGCAGGAAAGGGTTCCCCAGCAGAGTCCTCTATGCTGACTTCAAACAGAGGTGAGAGCTATGAAATGGAGAGATAAGTCAGGTGTCCTCACCAACTGCTCTCCATCACACAACCGAGCTTTACTTTAAAAAGTATGGAGAGATGAAATTCCAACTTCCTCAGCCTGGTTCTGCTGCAAACACTGCTCTTGGTTTCAGTGAAGAGAACGTTCTTATGACTGGACATTGTCTTCCTCCTATTTGCTCCAATTCCACAGATACAAGGTGCTTAATGCCAGTGCCATCCCTGAGGGACAGTTCATCGATAGCAAGAAGGCTTCTGAGAAGCTTCTTAGTTCAATCGATGTGGATCACACCCAGTATAAATTTGGACACACCAAGGTACAAACTCCCACCTTCACTGCCTGCCTGGGCTTTTCTCTCTCTACCTGACAGTGATGTGCTGCAACGTTTCCTCTCTCAAGGTGTTCTTCAAAGCTGGGCTGATAGGGGTCCTGGAGGAGATGAGAGATGAGAAGCTGGCACAGCTCATCACCCGCACCCAGGCCATGTGTAGGGGCTACTTGGCAAGGGTGGAGTACCAGAGAAGGGTGGAGAGAAGGTACACCTTCCCCTTCTTCAGTTAAAATCATTTTGCTCATGGAAAAGTGTTGACACTTGTCCGACTGAGAATATTCATtgtacattttaattttgcctCAGGGAATCCATCTTCTGCATCCAGTACAACGTTCGCTCATTCATGAATGTCAAACACTGGCCATGGATGAAGCTGTTCTTCAAGATCAAGCCCTTGCTGAAGAGTGCAGAGTCTGAGAAGGAGATGGCCAACATGAAGGAAGAATTTGAGAAAACCAAGGAGGAGCTTGCAAAGTCTGAAGCAAAGCGGAAGGAGATTGAAGAGAAAATGGCCTCTCTGATGAAGGAGAAGAATGACCTGCAGCTCCAAGTGCAATCTGTAAGTATTGTTAGTGTATTTCTTCCGGGTATCCTCACAGCACGTTACTCTAATGTTAGACAATTgtctgagaaaatattttaatattatttcagGCCATTCAGTGTCACCATTATAATAGGAGTTCTAGCTTGGGAATGGGTTTTGAAGCATGTATGTGCATAGGTCTGTTTATCCAGGCTAAAAATACAACATCCAGTGTAGTCACTGGAGATTTAGAATTTAGTTAGCAGTGTCTGCGGAGCAATTCATTTGACAATTTTCTCTGGTTTCAGTCAGTTACCCAAGGACCTACATGTTATGTCACCTGTCTTTCTGCAACCACTTTTCCAGGAGGAAACAAAAACCCTCTGCATTCTGTCCCAACCCTATATGTACCTCCTAAGTCCTTTGGGAGATCAGGGCATTGGTCAATATTTAAAGATTACCTTTTGTATTTAGATGTTTGCTACACATATTCAAAATAAACTCTGGTTCAAATTGAAATCTCTAATTGCACCTTGACTATGTATCAACTTATCTCACTCAAAGATAAGAGTTTAAAAGAGCCTATGCAAAAACCAACTTCCTAGAAGACAACAAAGAAGAGTAATTCcatgtttcttttcctcagtgAGAAATACCATTTCTCTATTCACATTTTGCAAACAGTTGTGATTTGCAAACAAATCTGTGTTTCTCTGCTAGGAAGCAGATGCTTTGGCCGATGCTGAGGAAAGGTGCGACCAGCTcatcaaaaccaaaatccagCTGGAAGCCAAAATTAAGGAAGTGACTGAAAGGGCAGAggatgaagaagaaattaatgcTGAGTTGACAGCCAAGAAGAGGAAACTGGAGGATGAATGTTCAGAGCTGAAGAAAGATATTGATGACCTTGAGCTAACACTGGCCaaggtggagaaggaaaaacatgCCACTGAAAACAAGGTATGAGGTAGAACCTGTCACTCACATTCCAGAAAATGGACTATGTGCCATTGCAGGACTTCTATAGCTATTTCCTTTATTTACATTTGCTCCCTTCTTCTCAAAGGTGAAAAACCTGACTGAGGAGATGGCAGCTCTGGACGAGACCATTGCCAAGCTGacaaaggagaagaaagcccTCCAAGAGGCGCATCAGCAGACCCTGGATGacctgcaggcagaggaggacAAAGTCAATACTCTGACCAAAGCCAAGACCAAGCTGGAACAGCAAGTGGATGATGTAAGCACACAGATATAGAACAGGAAGAGGACAGGTATGGAGTCCAAgctggctggcagagccctgatGGTCTTGTTGTGTTTAGCTGGAAGGGTCCCTGGAGCAAGAGAAGAAACTGCGCATGGACCTGGAGAGAGCAAAGAGGAAGCTGGAAGGAGACCTGAAGCTGGCCCAGGACAGCATCATGGATTTGGAGAATGAtaagcagcagctggatgagAAACTGAAGAAGTAAGTGTGGCTCTGGGGCACCTGAGTGCTGGACTGCAGCTCTTGTCTTGTTTCTTTGTGATCTAACACAGTTCACTTGTCCCAAAGGAAAGACTTTGAAATCAGCCAGATCCAGGGCAAGATCGAGGATGAGCAAGCAGTGGCTATGCAATTTCAGAAGAAGATCAAGGAGCTGCAGGCAAGTCTCTGTGCCTTTTGCCCTGCCTTGCTCAGGCTcagctcaggcaggaggagggcaCGGCTGTGAAGGGTCCCTGCTGTTCTGCAGGCCCGcattgaggagctggaggaggagattGAGGCAGAGCGAACCTCTCGCGCTAAAGCAGAGAAGCATCGCGCTGACCTGtccagggagctggaggagatcAGCGAGCGCCTGGAAGAAGCAGGAGGGGCCACATCAGCTCAGATTGAGATGAACAAGAAGCGTGAGGCAGAGTTCCAGAAGATGCGCCGTGACCTGGAAGAGGCCACGCTGCAGCACGAAGCCACGGCTGCCGCCCTGCGCAAGAAGCACGCggacagcacagctgagctgggcgAGCAGATCGACAACCTGCAACGCGTGAAgcagaagctggagaaggagaagagtgAGCTGAAGATGGAGATTGATGACTTGGCCAGCAACATGGAGTCTGTCTCCAAAGCCAAGGTACACAATTATTTTATTGGTTCATTGACCCAGTGGAATACAGCACAACTCTTGCTCCTTGCTTTCTTTTAAGTGTGGATTATTAATGCATCGTTTTCCATATTCTAAAACACAGGCCAACCTGGAGAAGATGTGCCGCACTCTGGAAGATCAGCTGAGTGAGATTAAAACCAAGGAAGAGGAGCATCAGCGCATGATCAATGACCTCACTGCTCAAAGAGCTCGTCTGCAGACAGAGTCAGGTGAGATACTCACATCTGCACATGCAGATAAATAATGTCTCGGAGTTATTGAAAAAATTACACTTCTGGGCATGTGGATTTTTCAGCACACTTTGTGTCATATCCAATGCTAAATGTTTGCAATGGGATAATAAATTTTGGCTTGCACTGACAACTATCTGGCTTTATATCTCCAAATATTTGCAGTGTCACCATCAGTGGCCTTAAAACTGTTGTGTATCTGCAAATTTTCTCAGGTGAATATTCACGTCAAGTGGAAGAGAAAGATGCTATGGTTTCTCAGCTGTCAAGAGGCAAGCAGGCTTTCACGCAGCAGATTGAGGAACTCAAGAGGCATCTGGAGGAAGAGATAAAGGTGATTCCTGCTCTCAGAGGTCCTCCAAACACTTATGTGAATACTGAGCTATATGAcgagacagagaaaaaaaatcttatgttATTTGGTGCAAGTCGTCTCATGCTAATTTTTACCTCAAGTTTATCCActattcctttttttcagtCCCAATTTCTTTCCTCATTGATTGAATGGTTGTCCGTTTGCATAGAAGCATGATCCAATGTCCCTTTATTTTCAGTCACATTTTCTGAGATAATTCTGTTCCATGATCCAACACCCTTGTTGCTCCAGGCCAAGAATGCCCTGGCCCATGCCCTGCAGTCCGCTCGCCACGACTGTGACTTGCTGCGGGAACAAtatgaggaggagcaggaggccaagggggagctgcagagagccctgtCCAAGGCCAACAGTGAAGTGGCCCAGTGGAGAACCAAATACGAGACGGACGCGATTCAGCGCACGGAGGAGCTCGAGGAGGCCAAGTACGTGGGGAAAGTGAGGAAGATTAGCAGAGATTAAGATCAGTAATTCTTGGAGACCACTGTGACATTATTGGGAAGACATTTGTGTTCCTCTTGGTATTGGGGCAAAAGGAGAATAGCAAATATAATGCAAGTAGTGTTGGAAAAAAGTCACAGGCAAATCTGTAGAAGACAGGGACTGgcagaaagacagggaaaagcCCATTAATCACATGCCCcaactttcccttttctcttaaACCATGAGATACATTTAACACAGGAAGAAGCTGGCCCAGCGCCTGCAGGATGCAGAGGAGCATGTTGAGGCTGTCAATGCCAAATGTGCCTCCCTGGAAAAGAcaaagcagaggctgcagaatGAAGTGGAGGACCTGATGATTGATGTGGAGAGATCcaatgctgcctgtgctgctctggataAGAAGCAGAAGAACTTTGACAAGGTCTTTTggcctccagcaccagcactcctggccagagcagggccctgTGATGGCCACAGCCCTACTCACCCCCCATTTCTCTTCAGGTCCTGGCAGAATGGAAGCAGAAGTATGAGGAAAcgcaggctgagctggaggccTCGCAGAAGGAGTCGCGCTCTCTGAGCACGGAGCTGTTCAAGATGAAGAATGCCTATGAGGAGTCCTTGGACCACCTGGAAACAATGAAGCGGGAGAACAAGAACTTGCAGCGTAAGTCCCTggccctctgctcctccctggcctttCTCACAAGCTTGTCTGTCTGCCACACTTAACAGCTCTGGGCCTGCAGGAATAAGATCTTGCCTGGCACCTTGGTAGGCCAGAGCCTTTCTCCgttctgctctgtgcctgaCCATGGcgcttttctcccttccttgcAGAGGAGATTTCCGACCTCACGGAGCAGATTGCGGAGGGAGGAAAGGCGATTCATGAACTGGAGAAAGTGAAGAAGCAGATTGAGCAGGAGAAATCTGAACTGCAAGCCTCCCTGGAGGAAGCTGAGGTAAAGCCTTCTGTTTTTACCTGATAAGTTACCACgctgctctgcagcttcaggtaacatttaaataattctATGCACTGAGAATTGAGTGGAGGCATAGGAAGCAGGTTTTCTTCACACCAGTAAAATCTTTGAAACCACAGgtatgcttttttctttcctttctttcaatCTCAGTCCTCTGGTTATACATTATTCTTTGAAATAGCAATTCATGTAAAGTTTTTGACATTGCGATTTTTTATAATTAACAGGATTTTATGCTTTTTCCAGGCCTCCCTGGAACATGAGGAGGGGAAGATCCTGCGCCTGCAGCTTGAGCTTAACCAAGTGAAGGCTGAGATTGACAGGAAGATAGCAGAGAAAGATGAGGAGATTGATCAGATGAAAAGAAACCACCTCAGAATTGTGGACTCGATGCAGAGCACCCTGGATGCTGagatcaggagcaggaatgaagCCCTGAGACTGAAGAAGAAGATGGAGGGAGACCTGAATGAAATGGAGATCCAGCTGAGCCATGCCAATCGCAtggctgcagaggcacagaagAACCTAAGAAACACCCAGGCTGTCCTCAAGGTATGGCATTACAGACCAGGTGCTCATGGGTTTCATACACAGCTGCAAATATTTCTCTTCTACTGTTCCATGTTTTCCCTGTTGatatgaaaatggaaaaaaaaagtaaagaggAAGGATATGCCTTCCAATCTCTCTTACCTTTCTTTCAGGACACCCAGCTGCACCTGGACGATGCTCTCAGGACACAGGAGGACCTGAAGGAGCAGGTGGCCATGGTGGAGCGCAGAGCAAACCTGCTGCAGGCTGAAGTTGAGGAGCTCcgggcagccctggagcagacGGAGCGGTCGAGGAAAttggctgagcaggagcttCTGGATGCAAGTGAGAGAGTTCAGCTCCTCCACACTCAGGTAAATTCTAGAATTGAAGACATATAGCACCGACAGTATTTAGAGAATTAAAGTTCATAATAggtctgttttccttttttaattgaaatacaATAGTCTTCAGTAGTCTACCATTTTCATTTATCAGTTATTTGTATTCTTCATATGCAACTgtaataaaaacagaaataaaaataggtCATTTGATTTTTCTAAGGATAGTGTGAAggaactggagaaaaaaaacatgcttttttccttcaacaGAACACCAGCCTGATCAACACCAAGAAGAAGCTGGAAACAGACATTGCCCAGATCCAGAGTGAAATGGAGGATACCATCCAGGAAGCCCGCAATGCTGAGGAGAAGGCCAAGAAGGCCATCACAGATGTGAGTTGGGCGCTCCTGGCATTGCTGATGGTGAATGTACTCTGCCCAAAATATCTCCAGCCCCAAAATGGCTTTGACCTTTTGTTCTGATCAGGCGGCCATGATGGCAGAAGAGCTGAAGAAGGAGCAGGACACCAGTGCCCACCTGGAGAGGATGAAGAAGAACCTGGACCAGACAGTGAAGGACCTGCAGCACCGTCTGGAAGAGGCCGAGCAGCTGGCACTGAAGGGAGGGAAGAAGCAGATCCAGAAGCTGGAGGCCAGGGTGTgtagggctggggctgtgcctgaggGAGCGTGTCCCTCCTTGGAGAGACATTGGCAGGGCAGCTTCAGGGCTGGGCTTGTCCTTGCAGGTGCgggagctggaaggggaggTTGATGCTGAGCAGAAGCGCAGCGCTGAAGCCGTGAAGGGTGTGCGCAAGTACGAGCGCAGGGTGAAGGAACTCACCTACCAGGTAAGGCAAGAGCTCTCCTTGGGCTGATTCACCCTTATTCCATCAATCAAAAAAGATTTTCATGGACTGCAAGGATAAATGCTCTATTGGTGTGTGCAGAAAGCAATAATTCATTCTTTCCAATCTGCTAACACTCAAGTCTGAGGAAGACAGGAAGAatgtgctgaggctgcaggatcTGGTGGACAAGCTGCAAATGAAAGTGAAATCCTACAAGAGACAAGCTGAGGAAGCTGTGAGTATTGCTCAGGGAAATAAAATCATTGCTTTCTCTACGTTTCACACAAGTATCCTGCTGAGGAGAGGAACTGTGTCATCCAGATATACCCCCCAGCACATGAGCATTAAATAAGTGGGAGAATAAGTAGAGAAATGACAAATTGAAATTATGAAACTGCTCCTCACCTGGAGCAAGAATACTAGGATATCATCCTGGTGAAACTTGCCCCAGTAGGGTCCTGTgaaggggaggatgaggagctctGTGTGAGGCTGATGTGTGAGCAGTGGTGGGAGGGGAATGGAGATTTGCAGCCCCACAAGGCTGActtgcagcaggactgaaacccctgccctgtgctcctgagcCCTGATTGCCTCTGCTCTCACAGGAGGAGCTGTCCAATGTGAACCTGTCCAAATTCCGCAAGATCCAGCACGAGCTGGAGGAGGCCGAGGAGCGGGCTGACATTGCAGAGTCACAGGTCAACAAGCTCCGAGTGAAGAGCCGCGAGTTTCACAGCAAGAAAATAGGAGAGGAAGAGTGAAAATTGCAGGAGGTAGCAAAGTGACCTGAGGGCTGCACAAAATGTGAGCCCTCTGTCACTTCTTTCTGCAACAAGGCTTTATCAATTAGTCAATGTCTAAAGACAAAGACCGTAGATTCCTTTGCATGAAAAGCAGTAGCTACATTTTAGTTTTGCAGGTTTTTAGGTGCTGATTTTGTTCAAACAATATTCAAACAATATTCAGTAGTAAACTCCTGAATTTTCTGGAGTAAGATTCAGAAACTCCAACTACAGTAAAAGTAATATGCATGagagcaaacaaaaaattttaCACTGTACTAGAGTGTTTCCCAGAAATGGAATTGTGATTTAAAgttagaataaataaatattaaataaataatgcttTTTAGGAAGAGAAATTTTAAGCCTGTGTTTTACAAATTTACAAGCATAGATATCAAAACgaactggttttattttttaacactGGAATTGAGAGCAACTCTGTTAACACCATGAAGAAATCTCCAAGTCTGGCACCCTGAGAATACAGAGAAGTTCTTAACATGGTGTTTCCACATTGCCAAACAGTGCTTCCTGTCTTCCTTTTGCAGCAGTGCATGAGCTTTGTTgtaaaaggaaatggaaaactgGATGGAAAAAGTAGCTGATAGACCCTGGCTTTCTTTATTAACCCCACATTGGGTAACACTGCAGAATATAATGCATGAGCAGgacaaaaatgaggaaaagctgaCCATGAGGAAGAGCAAGGTAGAAAGGATGTTTCCCATTCCCAGGCATTCTCATTCAGTGCCCCAGTGGGGGCTGAGCAGGTGGTAAGTCTGGAGAGCACAGGTACCTCCACCCTGAAGCAAAGAGATCAGTGCCCACTGGGACATCACACTGACTCTGACATTGGAGCTTCCTTTGTCTGGAATAGGTGTTTAGAGGCAACCTGCACACAAGAGGCAGTTTAACACACCATTCACCAGAGCCTGGCACATCAGGAAGCTGCTGAGGGAAGATTCTACAGGCAGATGTGGGGAATTGTAAATGAGACATGGCTTTGACTGCAGGGACACTTAGCGGTCTCTCCAGGTCCCTGTCTATGTCTACACCTCTCCATTTACAGGGAGTACTCCAAAGAGCTGTGAAatggctggggaagggagcTGGACGTACTGCAGAGCCTTTTGCACTGACCACAGCACTCAGTGTGTTTGCAGCAATGTTCAGAACTGGGAGGTCCTCCTCCTCCCAACCACACTGAGGTTTACACCCACAGAATCCTTCCATGTTACAACCAAATATGGAAGTAGTTGGCTAGGCAGCAGCTAAATATATTTAAGGAAAAGATGATGCCCCGGGTTGACTCTTGTGTCACTGTAAGTGATGCTCTTCAGAGACATCATCTCTATGTGTGAAGCTGTGAAAACTTCATCAGTGCCAGTGATATATGGGCAACAAGGAAAAGATACCCTGGGTACCTTTATAGACCTGCTGACAGAGTAGTTAATATCACAACAACTTTGGGGACCATGTTTCAATGCCAAAACTCCCTGTTCCCTTTGGACAATATCATAATCACTCTCAAAAATGTACAAGCTGCTCT
The genomic region above belongs to Ammospiza nelsoni isolate bAmmNel1 chromosome 19, bAmmNel1.pri, whole genome shotgun sequence and contains:
- the LOC132081801 gene encoding myosin-1B-like isoform X1; translated protein: MSSDAEMAIFGEAAPYLRKSEKERIEAQNKPFDAKTSVFVVHAKESFVKGTITSRESGKVTVKTEGGETLTVKEDQIFSMNPPKYDKIEDMAMMTHLHEPAVLYNLKERYAAWMIYTYSGLFCVTVNPYKWLPVYNPEVVLAYRGKKRQEAPPHIFSISDNAYQFMLTDRENQSILITGESGAGKTVNTKRVIQYFATIAASGDKKKEEKSSGKMQGTLEDQIISANPLLEAFGNAKTVRNDNSSRFGKFIRIHFGATGKLASADIETYLLEKSRVTFQLKAERSYHIFYQIMSNKKPELIDMLLITTNPYDYQFVSQGEITVASINDQEELMATDSAIDILGFTADERAAIYKLTGAVMHYGNLKFKQKQREEQAEPDGTEVADKAAYLMGLNSADLLKALCYPRVKVGNEYVTKGQNVQQVYNSVGALAKAVYEKMFLWMVVRINEQLDTKQPRQYFIGVLDIAGFEIFDFNSLEQLCINFTNEKLQQFFNHHMFVLEQEEYKKEGIEWEFIDFGMDLAACIELIEKPMGIFSILEEECMFPKATDTSFKNKLYDQHLGKSNNFQKPKPGKGKAEAHFSLVHYAGTVDYNITGWLEKNKDPLNETVIGLYQKSSVKTLALLFASAGGEAEASGGGGGKKGGKKKGSSFQTVSALFRENLNKLMTNLRSTHPHFVRCIIPNETKTPGKKPKLKDPCSDTSIPLCNAICAPHLCSALPGAMEHELVLHQLRCNGVLEGIRICRKGFPSRVLYADFKQRYKVLNASAIPEGQFIDSKKASEKLLSSIDVDHTQYKFGHTKVFFKAGLIGVLEEMRDEKLAQLITRTQAMCRGYLARVEYQRRVERRESIFCIQYNVRSFMNVKHWPWMKLFFKIKPLLKSAESEKEMANMKEEFEKTKEELAKSEAKRKEIEEKMASLMKEKNDLQLQVQSEADALADAEERCDQLIKTKIQLEAKIKEVTERAEDEEEINAELTAKKRKLEDECSELKKDIDDLELTLAKVEKEKHATENKVKNLTEEMAALDETIAKLTKEKKALQEAHQQTLDDLQAEEDKVNTLTKAKTKLEQQVDDLEGSLEQEKKLRMDLERAKRKLEGDLKLAQDSIMDLENDKQQLDEKLKKKDFEISQIQGKIEDEQAVAMQFQKKIKELQARIEELEEEIEAERTSRAKAEKHRADLSRELEEISERLEEAGGATSAQIEMNKKREAEFQKMRRDLEEATLQHEATAAALRKKHADSTAELGEQIDNLQRVKQKLEKEKSELKMEIDDLASNMESVSKAKANLEKMCRTLEDQLSEIKTKEEEHQRMINDLTAQRARLQTESGEYSRQVEEKDAMVSQLSRGKQAFTQQIEELKRHLEEEIKAKNALAHALQSARHDCDLLREQYEEEQEAKGELQRALSKANSEVAQWRTKYETDAIQRTEELEEAKKKLAQRLQDAEEHVEAVNAKCASLEKTKQRLQNEVEDLMIDVERSNAACAALDKKQKNFDKVLAEWKQKYEETQAELEASQKESRSLSTELFKMKNAYEESLDHLETMKRENKNLQQEISDLTEQIAEGGKAIHELEKVKKQIEQEKSELQASLEEAEASLEHEEGKILRLQLELNQVKAEIDRKIAEKDEEIDQMKRNHLRIVDSMQSTLDAEIRSRNEALRLKKKMEGDLNEMEIQLSHANRMAAEAQKNLRNTQAVLKDTQLHLDDALRTQEDLKEQVAMVERRANLLQAEVEELRAALEQTERSRKLAEQELLDASERVQLLHTQNTSLINTKKKLETDIAQIQSEMEDTIQEARNAEEKAKKAITDAAMMAEELKKEQDTSAHLERMKKNLDQTVKDLQHRLEEAEQLALKGGKKQIQKLEARVRELEGEVDAEQKRSAEAVKGVRKYERRVKELTYQSEEDRKNVLRLQDLVDKLQMKVKSYKRQAEEAEELSNVNLSKFRKIQHELEEAEERADIAESQVNKLRVKSREFHSKKIGEEE
- the LOC132081801 gene encoding myosin-1B-like isoform X2 — its product is MSSDAEMAIFGEAAPYLRKSEKERIEAQNKPFDAKTSVFVVHAKESFVKGTITSRESGKVTVKTEGGETLTVKEDQIFSMNPPKYDKIEDMAMMTHLHEPAVLYNLKERYAAWMIYTYSGLFCVTVNPYKWLPVYNPEVVLAYRGKKRQEAPPHIFSISDNAYQFMLTDRENQSILITGESGAGKTVNTKRVIQYFATIAASGDKKKEEKSSGKMQGTLEDQIISANPLLEAFGNAKTVRNDNSSRFGKFIRIHFGATGKLASADIETYLLEKSRVTFQLKAERSYHIFYQIMSNKKPELIDMLLITTNPYDYQFVSQGEITVASINDQEELMATDSAIDILGFTADERAAIYKLTGAVMHYGNLKFKQKQREEQAEPDGTEVADKAAYLMGLNSADLLKALCYPRVKVGNEYVTKGQNVQQVYNSVGALAKAVYEKMFLWMVVRINEQLDTKQPRQYFIGVLDIAGFEIFDFNSLEQLCINFTNEKLQQFFNHHMFVLEQEEYKKEGIEWEFIDFGMDLAACIELIEKPMGIFSILEEECMFPKATDTSFKNKLYDQHLGKSNNFQKPKPGKGKAEAHFSLVHYAGTVDYNITGWLEKNKDPLNETVIGLYQKSSVKTLALLFASAGGEAEASGGGGGKKGGKKKGSSFQTVSALFRENLNKLMTNLRSTHPHFVRCIIPNETKTPGAMEHELVLHQLRCNGVLEGIRICRKGFPSRVLYADFKQRYKVLNASAIPEGQFIDSKKASEKLLSSIDVDHTQYKFGHTKVFFKAGLIGVLEEMRDEKLAQLITRTQAMCRGYLARVEYQRRVERRESIFCIQYNVRSFMNVKHWPWMKLFFKIKPLLKSAESEKEMANMKEEFEKTKEELAKSEAKRKEIEEKMASLMKEKNDLQLQVQSEADALADAEERCDQLIKTKIQLEAKIKEVTERAEDEEEINAELTAKKRKLEDECSELKKDIDDLELTLAKVEKEKHATENKVKNLTEEMAALDETIAKLTKEKKALQEAHQQTLDDLQAEEDKVNTLTKAKTKLEQQVDDLEGSLEQEKKLRMDLERAKRKLEGDLKLAQDSIMDLENDKQQLDEKLKKKDFEISQIQGKIEDEQAVAMQFQKKIKELQARIEELEEEIEAERTSRAKAEKHRADLSRELEEISERLEEAGGATSAQIEMNKKREAEFQKMRRDLEEATLQHEATAAALRKKHADSTAELGEQIDNLQRVKQKLEKEKSELKMEIDDLASNMESVSKAKANLEKMCRTLEDQLSEIKTKEEEHQRMINDLTAQRARLQTESGEYSRQVEEKDAMVSQLSRGKQAFTQQIEELKRHLEEEIKAKNALAHALQSARHDCDLLREQYEEEQEAKGELQRALSKANSEVAQWRTKYETDAIQRTEELEEAKKKLAQRLQDAEEHVEAVNAKCASLEKTKQRLQNEVEDLMIDVERSNAACAALDKKQKNFDKVLAEWKQKYEETQAELEASQKESRSLSTELFKMKNAYEESLDHLETMKRENKNLQQEISDLTEQIAEGGKAIHELEKVKKQIEQEKSELQASLEEAEASLEHEEGKILRLQLELNQVKAEIDRKIAEKDEEIDQMKRNHLRIVDSMQSTLDAEIRSRNEALRLKKKMEGDLNEMEIQLSHANRMAAEAQKNLRNTQAVLKDTQLHLDDALRTQEDLKEQVAMVERRANLLQAEVEELRAALEQTERSRKLAEQELLDASERVQLLHTQNTSLINTKKKLETDIAQIQSEMEDTIQEARNAEEKAKKAITDAAMMAEELKKEQDTSAHLERMKKNLDQTVKDLQHRLEEAEQLALKGGKKQIQKLEARVRELEGEVDAEQKRSAEAVKGVRKYERRVKELTYQSEEDRKNVLRLQDLVDKLQMKVKSYKRQAEEAEELSNVNLSKFRKIQHELEEAEERADIAESQVNKLRVKSREFHSKKIGEEE